In Arthrobacter citreus, a single genomic region encodes these proteins:
- a CDS encoding YpzI family protein, with the protein MGKDRQEKKLKQSRRVESDRDQSIHYKGATRLDTPEEARAENQHN; encoded by the coding sequence GTGGGAAAAGATCGACAAGAAAAGAAGCTTAAGCAATCTAGAAGAGTTGAATCTGATCGTGATCAGAGCATCCATTACAAAGGTGCTACACGTTTAGATACACCTGAGGAAGCAAGAGCAGAAAATCAGCATAACTAA
- the der gene encoding ribosome biogenesis GTPase Der, which translates to MSKPTVAIVGRPNVGKSTIFNRIVGERISIVEDIPGVTRDRIYSSGEWLNQEFSLIDTGGIDIGDEPFLEQIRQQAEIAIDEADVIIFLTNGREGVTAADEEVAKILYKTKKPVVLAVNKVDNPEMRSDIYDFYALGFGEVFPISGSHGLGIGDLLDEVVKHFPEKEEENYDEETIKFSLIGRPNVGKSSLVNALLGQERVIVSNVAGTTRDAVDTPYSKDGQDYVIIDTAGMRKKGKVYESTEKYSVLRALRAIERSDVVLVVLDGEEGIIEQDKKIAGYAHQAGRSVVIVVNKWDAVEKDEKTMNEFIENIRAHFQFLDYAPIVFLSAKTKKRTQTLLPMINKACESHSLRVPTNVLNDVIMDAIAVNPTPTHNGQRLRVYYATQVAIKPPTFVVFVNDPELLHFSYERFLENRIRDAFDFEGSPIRIIGRARA; encoded by the coding sequence ATGTCTAAACCGACAGTTGCAATAGTTGGACGACCGAATGTAGGTAAATCAACTATTTTTAATAGGATCGTGGGAGAAAGAATCTCAATTGTAGAAGATATTCCAGGAGTTACTCGTGACCGTATATATAGCTCAGGCGAGTGGCTAAATCAAGAATTTAGTTTAATTGATACAGGTGGAATTGATATAGGTGACGAGCCGTTTTTAGAGCAAATTCGTCAACAAGCAGAAATCGCTATTGATGAAGCGGATGTTATTATTTTCCTAACAAATGGCCGTGAAGGTGTAACAGCAGCAGATGAAGAAGTTGCTAAAATACTTTATAAAACAAAAAAGCCAGTTGTTTTAGCAGTTAATAAAGTAGATAATCCTGAAATGAGAAGCGATATTTACGACTTTTATGCATTAGGCTTCGGTGAAGTATTTCCAATCTCAGGCTCACATGGTTTAGGAATTGGAGATTTACTAGATGAGGTTGTTAAGCATTTCCCTGAAAAAGAAGAAGAAAATTATGATGAGGAGACAATTAAATTCAGTTTAATTGGACGTCCAAATGTAGGGAAATCATCTTTAGTAAATGCATTATTAGGTCAAGAGCGTGTAATCGTTAGTAATGTTGCCGGTACTACACGTGATGCTGTAGATACGCCATACTCAAAAGATGGTCAAGATTATGTCATTATTGATACAGCAGGTATGAGGAAAAAAGGTAAAGTGTATGAAAGTACAGAAAAATATAGTGTATTACGTGCATTAAGAGCAATTGAAAGATCAGATGTCGTCTTAGTTGTATTAGATGGTGAAGAAGGAATTATCGAACAAGACAAAAAAATCGCTGGTTATGCGCATCAAGCAGGAAGATCAGTTGTTATTGTCGTGAATAAATGGGATGCTGTAGAAAAAGATGAAAAAACAATGAATGAATTCATTGAAAACATTCGAGCACACTTCCAATTCCTGGACTACGCACCGATTGTATTCCTTTCAGCTAAAACAAAGAAAAGAACTCAAACTTTGTTACCGATGATTAATAAAGCATGTGAGAGCCATAGCTTACGTGTTCCTACGAATGTACTTAATGATGTAATTATGGATGCAATTGCTGTGAATCCTACTCCAACACATAATGGACAAAGATTAAGAGTGTATTATGCAACTCAAGTTGCAATAAAACCACCAACATTTGTTGTTTTTGTAAACGATCCAGAATTACTTCACTTTAGTTACGAGCGCTTCTTAGAAAATCGTATAAGAGATGCATTTGATTTTGAAGGATCTCCAATTAGGATTATTGGTCGAGCACGAGCTTAA
- a CDS encoding NAD(P)H-dependent glycerol-3-phosphate dehydrogenase encodes MEKISVLGAGSWGTALAMVLSDNGHSVTLWGNNANQINEINNEHTNKKYLPEIELPQSLKATVNLNEAINGAKYILLVVPTKAIREVCQKLNNELTEEVTIIHASKGIEPDTSKRVSEMISEEINPKLLKSVVVLSGPSHAEEVALRHPTTVTSASENMDEAEYVQDLFSNGYFRVYTNEDVIGVEIGGALKNIIALAAGITDGLGYGDNAKAALMTRGLAEIIRLGKTMGANTQTFAGLTGMGDLIVTCTSVHSRNWRAGNLLGKGQSLDEVLDNMGMIVEGVRTTKAAYQLAKQANVEMPIVNELYAVLFENKNPKLAVDALMSRVKRHEGESTLNFISDLTE; translated from the coding sequence ATGGAAAAAATCTCAGTATTAGGTGCAGGTAGTTGGGGAACAGCTTTAGCCATGGTGTTATCAGATAATGGACATTCAGTTACGTTATGGGGAAATAATGCCAATCAAATTAATGAAATAAATAATGAGCATACAAATAAAAAATATTTGCCAGAAATTGAATTACCACAATCTTTAAAAGCAACAGTAAATTTAAACGAAGCGATTAATGGAGCTAAATATATTTTACTTGTAGTACCTACAAAAGCAATTAGAGAGGTATGTCAAAAATTAAATAATGAGCTAACTGAAGAGGTTACGATTATTCATGCAAGTAAAGGGATTGAACCAGATACTTCAAAACGCGTTTCAGAAATGATTTCAGAAGAAATTAATCCAAAGCTCTTAAAATCAGTTGTTGTATTATCAGGGCCAAGTCATGCAGAAGAGGTTGCATTAAGACATCCTACGACTGTAACATCTGCTTCTGAAAATATGGACGAAGCAGAATATGTACAAGACTTATTTTCTAATGGCTACTTCCGTGTCTACACAAATGAAGATGTAATAGGTGTGGAAATTGGAGGGGCTCTAAAAAACATTATTGCGCTTGCTGCAGGGATTACTGACGGACTTGGTTATGGTGACAATGCAAAGGCGGCTTTAATGACTCGTGGACTTGCTGAAATTATTCGCCTAGGTAAAACAATGGGTGCTAATACTCAAACTTTTGCAGGTTTAACAGGAATGGGCGATTTAATCGTAACTTGTACAAGTGTACATAGCCGTAACTGGAGAGCGGGTAATTTATTAGGAAAAGGCCAATCACTAGACGAAGTATTAGATAATATGGGTATGATTGTAGAAGGCGTTCGTACGACAAAAGCCGCTTACCAATTAGCAAAACAAGCAAATGTTGAAATGCCAATTGTTAATGAGTTATATGCAGTATTATTTGAAAATAAAAATCCAAAATTAGCAGTCGATGCGCTAATGTCTCGTGTAAAAAGACATGAAGGCGAGAGCACTTTGAATTTTATTAGTGATCTTACTGAGTAA
- a CDS encoding stage VI sporulation protein F → MVTNNNPNGFFDKIEKKANVSKSDIFKVADSVKDANFKDEATVRKLVRQIALMTGRQVTKEKEDKIVQAIVTNNMPLDFQSLTNMFKQK, encoded by the coding sequence ATGGTGACTAATAATAATCCAAATGGTTTCTTTGATAAGATTGAAAAGAAAGCAAATGTAAGTAAATCAGATATTTTTAAAGTTGCTGATTCAGTGAAAGATGCAAACTTTAAAGATGAAGCTACTGTTAGAAAACTAGTGCGCCAAATTGCGTTAATGACTGGTCGTCAAGTTACAAAGGAAAAAGAAGACAAAATCGTTCAAGCAATTGTTACAAATAATATGCCACTAGATTTTCAATCATTAACAAATATGTTTAAACAAAAATAA
- a CDS encoding DUF2768 domain-containing protein, with the protein MNAAHINEIISFVGIGLMLFSLFLIFLSRHKIKIKFLKMITAFIAYMSLIISGILITYIVLSWPS; encoded by the coding sequence ATGAACGCGGCACATATTAATGAAATTATTTCTTTTGTTGGGATTGGATTAATGCTTTTTTCATTATTTTTAATTTTCTTGAGTAGACACAAAATAAAAATTAAATTTTTAAAAATGATAACGGCCTTTATTGCTTATATGTCTTTAATTATATCTGGAATTTTAATTACATATATCGTATTAAGTTGGCCTAGTTAA
- the spoIVA gene encoding stage IV sporulation protein A, translating into MEKIDIFKDIAERTGGDIYLGVVGAVRTGKSTFIKRFMEAVVIPNIQNEADRARAHDELPQSAAGKTIMTTEPKFVPNQGVKIHVADGLDVNIRLVDCVGYSVPGAKGYEDENGPRMISTPWYEEPIPFNEAAEIGTRKVIQEHSTIGVVVTTDGTIGEIARYDYIEAEERVVAELKEVGKPFIMVVNSSQPYHPNTEALRQELSQKYDIPVIALSVEAMREGDVLNVLREALYEFPVLEVNVNLPSWVLVLKENHWLRQSYQEAIQETVKDIKRLRDVDFVVGQFSDYEFIEHAQLAGIDMGQGVAEIDLSAPDELYDQVLKEVVGVEIRGKDHLLELMQDFAHAKQEYDQVADALKMVKQTGYGIAAPSLLDMSLDEPEIIRHGSRFGVKLKAVAPSIHMIKVDVESTFEPIIGTEKQSEELVKYLMQDFEDNPLSIWNSDIFGRSLSSIVREGIQAKLSLMPENARYKLKETLERIINEGSGGLIAIIL; encoded by the coding sequence ATGGAAAAGATAGATATTTTTAAAGACATTGCCGAGCGCACGGGAGGAGATATCTACTTAGGTGTTGTAGGCGCTGTCCGTACTGGTAAATCAACATTTATAAAACGCTTTATGGAAGCAGTAGTTATCCCAAATATTCAAAATGAAGCTGATCGTGCGAGAGCACATGATGAATTACCTCAAAGTGCAGCAGGTAAAACAATAATGACGACAGAACCTAAATTCGTTCCAAATCAAGGTGTGAAAATTCATGTAGCGGATGGGTTAGATGTAAATATTCGATTAGTAGATTGCGTTGGTTATAGTGTACCAGGAGCTAAAGGATATGAAGATGAAAACGGCCCTAGAATGATTAGCACACCTTGGTATGAAGAACCAATACCTTTTAATGAAGCAGCAGAAATCGGTACAAGAAAAGTTATCCAAGAGCATTCTACAATTGGAGTTGTTGTAACAACTGATGGCACAATTGGAGAAATCGCTAGATATGATTATATCGAAGCAGAAGAACGAGTAGTTGCTGAATTAAAAGAAGTTGGTAAGCCTTTCATTATGGTTGTTAACTCGTCTCAGCCATATCACCCTAATACAGAAGCACTTAGACAGGAATTAAGCCAAAAGTATGACATTCCTGTTATCGCTTTAAGTGTTGAAGCAATGCGTGAAGGTGATGTATTAAACGTACTTCGCGAAGCGCTATACGAGTTCCCAGTCCTTGAAGTAAATGTAAATCTACCAAGCTGGGTATTAGTATTAAAAGAAAATCACTGGTTGCGTCAAAGCTACCAAGAAGCAATTCAAGAAACAGTAAAAGACATAAAACGATTAAGAGATGTAGACTTTGTAGTTGGTCAATTTAGTGATTATGAGTTTATTGAACATGCACAACTTGCTGGAATTGACATGGGGCAAGGGGTGGCAGAAATCGATTTATCTGCTCCAGATGAGTTATATGACCAAGTTTTAAAAGAAGTAGTTGGAGTAGAAATTCGAGGTAAAGATCATCTATTAGAATTAATGCAAGACTTTGCTCATGCAAAACAAGAATATGATCAAGTTGCCGATGCATTAAAAATGGTGAAACAAACTGGATACGGAATTGCTGCACCATCTCTTTTAGATATGAGTTTAGATGAACCGGAGATTATCCGCCACGGATCTAGATTCGGTGTGAAACTAAAAGCGGTTGCCCCATCTATTCATATGATTAAAGTAGATGTAGAGTCAACATTTGAACCAATTATTGGAACTGAAAAACAAAGCGAAGAGCTTGTTAAATACTTAATGCAGGATTTTGAAGATAATCCACTGTCAATCTGGAATTCAGATATATTTGGACGCTCATTAAGTTCAATCGTTCGTGAAGGAATCCAAGCAAAACTTTCTCTAATGCCTGAAAATGCAAGATATAAATTGAAGGAAACATTAGAAAGAATTATCAACGAAGGAAGTGGCGGCTTAATTGCAATCATCCTTTAA
- a CDS encoding HU family DNA-binding protein, with product MNKTDLINAVAEAGELTKKQATLAVDAVFESILGALQNGDKVQLIGFGNFEVRERAARKGRNPQTGEEIEIAASKVPAFKPGKALKDAVK from the coding sequence ATGAACAAAACTGATTTAATCAATGCAGTTGCTGAAGCTGGTGAATTAACTAAAAAACAAGCTACTTTAGCAGTAGACGCTGTATTCGAATCAATTCTTGGTGCGTTACAAAACGGGGATAAAGTACAATTAATCGGATTTGGTAACTTTGAAGTTCGTGAGCGTGCAGCTCGTAAAGGACGTAATCCACAAACTGGCGAGGAAATCGAAATCGCAGCTAGTAAAGTTCCAGCTTTCAAACCTGGTAAAGCGCTTAAGGATGCTGTAAAATAA
- the folE gene encoding GTP cyclohydrolase I FolE, translated as MNEVNLEKIEQAVRLILEAIGDDPNREGIYETPKRVAKMYAEVFSGMRQDEKAHLHKVFGEDHEELVLVKDIPFHSMCEHHLLPFYGVAHVAYIPRNGRVTGLSKLARTVETVAKRPQLQERITASVVDAIMEVLQPHGAMVVVEAEHMCMSMRGVRKPGSKTVTTAVRGSLKEDVQGRNEILAMIHSTR; from the coding sequence ATGAATGAAGTAAATTTAGAAAAAATTGAACAAGCGGTTCGTCTAATTCTCGAAGCTATCGGTGATGATCCAAATCGAGAAGGAATTTACGAAACGCCAAAACGAGTTGCGAAAATGTATGCAGAAGTATTCTCTGGCATGCGCCAAGATGAAAAAGCTCATTTACATAAAGTATTTGGTGAAGATCATGAAGAATTAGTTCTAGTAAAAGATATACCTTTCCATTCAATGTGTGAACATCATCTATTACCGTTTTACGGCGTTGCACATGTAGCTTATATTCCAAGGAATGGTAGAGTAACTGGATTAAGCAAACTGGCACGTACAGTTGAAACAGTTGCAAAAAGACCACAGCTACAAGAACGTATTACTGCTTCGGTAGTTGATGCGATTATGGAAGTACTTCAACCACATGGTGCAATGGTAGTCGTTGAAGCCGAACATATGTGTATGTCAATGCGCGGAGTAAGAAAACCTGGTTCAAAAACAGTTACTACAGCGGTTCGTGGGTCATTAAAAGAGGATGTACAAGGAAGAAATGAAATTCTTGCAATGATTCATTCAACAAGATAG
- a CDS encoding heptaprenyl diphosphate synthase component 1, protein MNSIHEIKNEVITQILHTIKHPYLNQHLSIPTIDDVKVTLLINLLKDNDFTSDKIVHYCKALMIHQIALDTHEKVSTYESTPMDREKKQLTVLEGDLYSGLYYNALSKTGEIGLIKELSYAVKEMNEEKINLVHEKFKTLDELFKCITVIESTIIVHFAKFIASEESIHHIEHACLIARLKKEYEISSVDHRTDFIKQFQNIIGLNDMGKIKEELSKIMIQLQK, encoded by the coding sequence ATGAATAGTATTCACGAGATAAAAAATGAAGTAATCACTCAAATTTTACATACAATTAAACACCCTTATTTAAATCAGCATCTTTCAATACCAACGATTGATGATGTAAAGGTTACTTTATTAATAAATTTATTAAAAGATAATGATTTTACGAGTGATAAAATTGTGCATTACTGTAAAGCCTTGATGATTCATCAAATTGCATTAGATACACATGAAAAAGTATCAACATATGAAAGTACGCCAATGGATCGTGAGAAGAAACAGTTAACCGTATTGGAAGGGGACTTATATAGTGGACTATATTACAATGCTCTTTCTAAAACTGGTGAAATTGGATTAATTAAGGAACTTTCATATGCAGTAAAAGAAATGAATGAAGAAAAAATTAATTTAGTTCACGAAAAATTTAAAACTTTAGATGAGCTTTTCAAATGTATCACAGTTATTGAATCAACTATAATTGTTCATTTTGCAAAATTTATCGCATCGGAAGAATCAATACACCATATTGAGCATGCTTGTTTAATAGCTAGACTGAAAAAAGAATACGAAATATCTTCAGTTGATCATCGCACTGATTTTATTAAGCAATTTCAGAATATAATAGGTTTGAATGATATGGGTAAAATAAAAGAAGAATTATCAAAAATAATGATACAATTACAAAAATAA
- a CDS encoding demethylmenaquinone methyltransferase: protein MTQSKEERVHDVFEKIYNKYDTMNGIISFRRHIAWRKQTMKIMNVQKGMKALDVCCGTGEWTIALANAVGKDGEVVGLDFSKNMLSIGEQKVKSMHLDQVKLIHGNAMELPFEDNYFDTVTIGFGLRNVPDYYQVLKEMTRVVKPGGIVVCLETSQPTAFGVRHVYKAYFKYIMPIFGKLFAKSFKEYSWLQESASTFPGMNELAKLFEKAGLEKIRIKPYTFGVAAMHLGVKPKS from the coding sequence ATGACTCAATCAAAAGAAGAACGCGTTCATGACGTGTTTGAAAAGATTTATAATAAATATGATACAATGAATGGTATTATTAGTTTTAGACGACATATTGCTTGGCGCAAACAAACTATGAAAATAATGAATGTCCAAAAAGGTATGAAAGCGCTTGACGTATGCTGTGGTACTGGTGAATGGACGATTGCATTAGCAAATGCAGTTGGAAAAGATGGAGAAGTAGTAGGGTTAGACTTTAGTAAAAATATGCTTTCAATTGGAGAGCAAAAAGTTAAAAGTATGCATTTAGACCAGGTTAAATTAATCCATGGTAATGCGATGGAGTTACCGTTTGAGGACAACTATTTTGATACAGTTACAATCGGATTCGGATTAAGAAATGTTCCAGATTATTATCAAGTGTTGAAAGAAATGACTAGAGTTGTAAAACCTGGTGGGATTGTAGTATGTTTAGAAACTTCACAACCAACGGCATTTGGTGTTAGACATGTATATAAAGCTTATTTTAAATACATCATGCCGATCTTTGGTAAATTATTCGCTAAAAGCTTTAAAGAATATTCTTGGTTACAAGAAAGCGCAAGTACTTTTCCAGGGATGAATGAGCTTGCAAAGCTTTTCGAAAAAGCAGGATTAGAGAAAATTAGAATCAAACCTTATACTTTTGGGGTAGCGGCGATGCATTTAGGTGTTAAACCAAAGAGCTAG
- the hepT gene encoding heptaprenyl diphosphate synthase component II — MKVKWKYSYLKKDINEIENTLHKVVDSTQPILKNASVQLLQSGGKRIRPVFVLLSAKFGQYNLQSIKNVAATLEIIHMASLVHDDVIDEASLRRGKPTINSTYNNRVAMYAGDFLFAKALECMSEIEIPLAHQKLSETILEICLGEIEQIKDKYNFDQNLKCYLRRIKRKTALLISASCEIGAIASGASKDFQKCLKDYGYYLGMSYQIMDDILDFTASEKELGKPSGSDLIQGNITLPVLFAMNDVALKEKIVSVHEGIDPDTVKPLINQIRKSTYIRAAKKVSEAYLQKSLNSIASLPNSEAKEMLILIAKNIGNRKN, encoded by the coding sequence ATGAAGGTTAAATGGAAGTATTCTTATTTAAAAAAAGACATTAATGAGATTGAAAATACACTACATAAAGTAGTCGATTCAACGCAGCCAATTTTGAAAAATGCATCTGTACAGCTACTTCAATCTGGTGGAAAAAGAATTAGACCAGTATTTGTATTGCTTAGTGCTAAATTTGGACAATATAACCTTCAATCTATAAAAAATGTAGCAGCTACATTGGAAATCATACATATGGCATCATTAGTACATGATGATGTAATTGACGAAGCTAGTTTACGAAGAGGTAAACCGACAATTAATTCAACATATAATAACCGAGTTGCTATGTATGCAGGGGATTTTTTATTTGCGAAAGCATTGGAATGTATGTCAGAAATTGAAATCCCATTGGCTCATCAAAAATTATCTGAAACAATTTTAGAGATTTGTTTAGGTGAGATTGAACAAATAAAAGATAAATATAATTTTGACCAAAATTTAAAATGTTATTTAAGACGAATTAAACGAAAAACAGCACTTTTAATATCAGCAAGTTGCGAAATAGGTGCAATAGCATCAGGAGCTTCTAAGGATTTTCAAAAGTGTTTAAAAGATTATGGATATTATTTAGGTATGTCTTATCAAATTATGGATGATATTCTTGATTTTACGGCTTCTGAGAAGGAGTTAGGAAAACCATCAGGAAGCGACTTAATTCAAGGGAATATTACATTACCTGTTTTGTTTGCAATGAATGATGTAGCGCTTAAAGAGAAAATTGTTTCGGTTCATGAAGGAATAGATCCAGACACTGTTAAACCACTTATTAATCAAATTCGAAAAAGTACATACATAAGAGCTGCAAAAAAGGTAAGTGAAGCTTATTTACAAAAGTCACTAAACAGTATCGCAAGCCTACCAAATAGCGAGGCAAAGGAAATGTTAATTTTAATTGCTAAAAATATTGGAAATCGAAAAAACTAG
- the ndk gene encoding nucleoside-diphosphate kinase, which yields MERTYLMVKPDGVQRNLIGEIVSRFEKKGFQLVGAKLMQVSKEQAETHYAEHKERPFFGELVDFITSSPVFAMVWEGENVIATARQMMGATNPKDSAPGTIRGEYAATVGKNIIHGSDSPASAEREIGIFFNQNELVEYSKLIKEWVY from the coding sequence ATGGAAAGAACTTATTTAATGGTAAAACCTGATGGTGTACAACGTAACTTAATTGGTGAAATCGTTTCACGTTTTGAAAAAAAAGGTTTCCAATTAGTTGGAGCTAAATTAATGCAAGTGAGCAAAGAACAAGCTGAAACTCACTATGCTGAGCACAAAGAGCGTCCTTTCTTTGGTGAATTAGTAGACTTCATCACTTCAAGCCCAGTATTTGCTATGGTTTGGGAAGGCGAAAATGTAATCGCTACCGCGCGTCAAATGATGGGAGCAACTAACCCTAAAGATTCAGCTCCAGGAACAATCCGTGGTGAGTATGCTGCAACTGTAGGCAAAAACATTATTCACGGTTCTGATTCACCTGCAAGCGCTGAGCGTGAAATCGGTATTTTCTTCAATCAAAACGAATTAGTTGAATACTCTAAGCTTATTAAAGAATGGGTATACTAA
- the aroC gene encoding chorismate synthase — MRYLTAGESHGPQLTTIIEGVPAGLPILAEEINSELRRRQGGYGRGRRMQIEKDTAQITSGVRHGYTLGSPIALVVENNDFKHWTNIMGAEPLEDLEYEGKRSITKPRPGHADLNGAIKYGFRDVRNVLERSSARETTVRVAAGAVAKKLLSELGITIASHVIEIGGVKAKNIEYKNVEDLHNRAENSEVRCIDLEATENMKALIDDAKQNGDSVGGIVEVVVEGMPAGVGSYVHYDRKLDSKIAGAIVSINAFKGVEFGIGFQAGSIPGSEVHDEIAFSEEKGYYRLSNRAGGFEGGMTTGMPIVVRAVMKPIPTLYKPLQSVDIETKEVYEASIERSDSCAVPAASVVAEHIVAWEVAKAIIEQFESDQLERLKRNIEDFREYARKF; from the coding sequence ATGCGTTATTTAACAGCTGGTGAATCTCATGGTCCACAATTAACAACTATTATTGAAGGCGTTCCAGCAGGATTACCAATTTTAGCAGAAGAAATTAACAGTGAACTTCGTAGACGTCAAGGTGGATATGGAAGAGGGCGAAGAATGCAAATTGAGAAGGATACTGCTCAAATTACTAGCGGTGTTCGACATGGTTATACACTAGGCTCTCCAATCGCTCTAGTTGTTGAAAATAACGACTTTAAACATTGGACGAATATTATGGGTGCTGAACCTTTAGAAGATCTCGAATATGAAGGAAAAAGAAGCATTACAAAACCAAGACCTGGTCACGCAGATTTAAATGGTGCAATTAAATATGGCTTTAGAGATGTTCGAAATGTATTGGAGCGTTCTTCGGCTCGTGAAACAACTGTACGTGTTGCAGCTGGGGCAGTCGCAAAAAAATTGTTAAGTGAACTAGGGATCACAATTGCAAGCCATGTAATTGAAATTGGTGGAGTTAAAGCGAAAAACATAGAATATAAAAATGTTGAAGACTTACATAATCGTGCTGAAAACTCTGAAGTTAGATGTATAGACCTAGAAGCAACAGAAAATATGAAAGCATTAATTGATGATGCTAAGCAAAATGGTGATTCAGTAGGTGGAATCGTTGAAGTAGTCGTTGAGGGTATGCCAGCTGGTGTTGGAAGTTACGTACATTATGACCGAAAACTAGATTCAAAAATTGCAGGTGCTATTGTAAGTATTAACGCCTTTAAAGGGGTAGAGTTCGGTATTGGTTTTCAAGCCGGTTCAATTCCTGGAAGTGAAGTACATGATGAAATAGCATTTTCTGAGGAAAAAGGCTATTATCGATTATCGAACCGTGCAGGAGGTTTTGAGGGCGGTATGACAACTGGCATGCCAATTGTCGTTCGAGCAGTAATGAAACCTATTCCAACGCTTTATAAGCCATTACAGAGCGTTGATATCGAAACAAAAGAAGTATATGAAGCAAGTATCGAACGTTCAGATAGCTGTGCCGTTCCAGCAGCGTCAGTAGTTGCTGAGCATATCGTAGCATGGGAAGTTGCAAAAGCGATTATCGAGCAATTTGAATCAGATCAACTTGAGCGATTAAAACGCAATATTGAAGATTTCCGTGAGTATGCGAGGAAGTTTTAA
- a CDS encoding 3-dehydroquinate synthase, translating to MNVITVKTSSKQYDVCIGYGVLSHLQSKLESLVPKVSKILIITDDQVAPYYLEEVKQNCLHVNTVEQYVIPHGEKSKSFAIYEDCLTYCFDIQLDRNSLILALGGGVVGDLAGFVAATYMRGIRFIQMPTTLLAHDSAIGGKVAINLPKAKNIVGAFYQPELVLYELNFLTTLPIEEWRSGFAEVSKEAMISSIENLNWLMEHIHSLGNLENELIEKCVTMGISVKNEIVSKDERENGERAFLNLGHTLGHAIEAYLGYAKTTHGEAIAFGTLFSIYLSEQYFKIDLKYDEILRWYKQLEYPVYTNLEIESVVNLMKQDKKNIDLKIKYILLMNYGNPVTCELEEEFIKENLDSFLKQILS from the coding sequence ATGAATGTGATCACTGTAAAAACAAGCTCTAAACAATACGATGTATGTATTGGGTACGGGGTATTAAGTCATTTACAGTCCAAGCTTGAAAGCCTTGTACCTAAAGTTTCAAAAATATTGATAATTACTGATGATCAAGTTGCACCGTATTATTTGGAGGAAGTAAAACAAAATTGTCTACATGTTAATACTGTAGAGCAGTATGTCATCCCTCATGGTGAAAAAAGTAAAAGCTTTGCCATTTATGAAGATTGTTTAACTTATTGCTTTGATATTCAGTTAGATCGTAATAGTTTAATTTTAGCATTAGGTGGGGGAGTAGTTGGTGATTTAGCAGGGTTCGTAGCGGCTACATATATGCGAGGTATTCGATTTATTCAAATGCCTACAACATTATTAGCTCACGATAGTGCGATAGGTGGTAAAGTTGCCATAAACCTTCCGAAAGCTAAAAATATCGTTGGTGCGTTTTATCAGCCAGAACTAGTATTGTATGAATTGAATTTTTTAACTACATTGCCAATTGAGGAATGGAGATCAGGTTTTGCTGAAGTTAGTAAAGAGGCTATGATTTCTTCTATCGAAAATTTGAATTGGTTAATGGAGCATATCCATTCACTTGGAAATTTAGAAAATGAATTAATTGAAAAGTGTGTGACGATGGGAATAAGTGTGAAAAACGAAATTGTATCTAAGGATGAAAGAGAAAATGGAGAAAGAGCATTTTTAAACTTAGGCCATACACTTGGACACGCTATTGAAGCTTATTTAGGCTACGCAAAAACTACTCATGGTGAAGCAATTGCGTTTGGGACATTATTTTCAATATACTTAAGTGAACAATATTTTAAAATCGATTTAAAATATGATGAGATTTTAAGATGGTATAAACAATTAGAATATCCTGTATATACAAATCTAGAAATTGAATCGGTTGTTAATCTAATGAAACAAGATAAGAAAAATATAGATTTGAAAATAAAATATATATTATTAATGAACTATGGAAATCCAGTAACTTGTGAATTAGAGGAAGAGTTTATTAAAGAGAATTTAGATAGTTTTTTAAAGCAAATACTTTCATAA